The Mesotoga infera genome includes the window GCATTTGCAGTATTTCGTCAATGTGAGAGATGATAAACTCTATCTTCTCTCTGGCAGTCTCATTGAGAGTTACTTTCTTCACTCTGTTTTCTTTTGGATAGTGCAGCTCGCCGTCTACAAAAATGCCTTTTAGTGAAAGATAATACAGATAATAAAGAATCTGATTCTCACTTGCTTCCTCAAGGCGGGATGACTTTTTCACTTCGTGAATCGAGCCACCATCAATGAAATCCACTCTGATTTTGTTGTCGATTAGAATGTCCTTCGCCTTTCGCTCATAGGAATCTTCATGCAGCAACTTTCCAAGCTTCACGTTTTCGTTTTCGCTCTCCATTGAAATTCCGTGGCTGAACAGCCAGAGTTTTCTTTTGCATACGGTGTAATATGAGACCTGCAAACCACCATATGAAGGGAGCTCCGTATCAAACAAAGGGAGATTCTTCCTTTTCGTACTGGATTCCAATAGAAGCGTCATAGGGTATGTTTATCACGGCTATACTTCCGATTAGTTTCACTATCTTTGAGTCTGGAATTCTGGATCTCTTCACGGATAGCGTATATCCCTGTAGTTCGGTTGCTGCGCGCAGGCGAGAAATCCTTTCTTTAGAGGATTCCACTTTCTCCACAAGCTTCGATATAACATCTTCTTCTTTTTCATATATCGTGAAAGGAATGCACTCAATAGATGATATGTCCCTGAAGAGTTTCTGAGCGTCATCGCGGTTCTTGGCTTTTAGAATACCCAACTTAAGCATTTCTATTGCCTTCTCGAACTTCTCCTTAACTTTCTTCGCGTTTTCGCTATAGTAAAGAGTGTTCACTATGTCCTGTTTGTCCTCTTCTGAAAGTAGTCTGCCTGAATACTTCTCCAGGAGCTCTCCCGTTCCTGAGACAAGGTTT containing:
- the cas4 gene encoding CRISPR-associated protein Cas4 — its product is MTLLLESSTKRKNLPLFDTELPSYGGLQVSYYTVCKRKLWLFSHGISMESENENVKLGKLLHEDSYERKAKDILIDNKIRVDFIDGGSIHEVKKSSRLEEASENQILYYLYYLSLKGIFVDGELHYPKENRVKKVTLNETAREKIEFIISHIDEILQMPSPPSLDSESKPYCKKCAYYDFCYG